Below is a window of candidate division WOR-3 bacterium DNA.
TTTTTTTGTTCTATAAGTTTCTGGATTCCCGCACTTATTGATTCATTTCCTCTGTTTACCTGAAAAGCCATGGCGTCAAAAAAACTTTTCGCCAATCTGAAGACGCCGCAGTCCAAGCAGTTGTAATTTTTAATTTCTTTTCCTATATCGATGATTCTATTCTTCTCGGTCAGCACTTTTGTCGCGTCGTCTATGTCGAAGTTTTTGTCAACTTTTTTATCTACTAGTAAAAGGTTTTTATTACAGTCTGAATTTACGACCCGGCTTATTGCCCACGGATCGACTATGTGATCCGACATGCTTAAAATGAAATTTTCTTCACCGACGGCTTCTTTGGCCTTGAGAACTGATATTCCGTTTCCCCTGTTGAATTCGTCGTTGATAACTGTCGTCGATTTAAAACCGAAGGATTTATTGTTTTCAATATAGTCAACAATCATTTCAGACTTAAATCCGAGGACGAAAACAAATTCCCGTGCGCCGGCACAGGCAATGTTGTGCATAATTGTAGATAAAATAGTGCCTTTTCCAAAAGGAAGGAGAGTCTTCGGTGTCTTGTTTGTCTCAGGCCATAGGCGACTGCTGTTTCCCGCCGCTATTATGACGGCCTTCATATTTTCACCGCATTACTTGGGAATATTCTCATGTCCGCCTTCCTGGAAAAGTTGTTCCATTTTTATAACAAATCGTTCCGAGGCTTTTCCGTCGAGTTTATAGAAAAGTTTTTGCCTGTATTCGTCCGCCAGTTGTTTCATCTCCTTTGTAGGATCGAGCGCTCTTTCTATGGCTGAACATATATCTTTACCTCTGTCGACGTGGACGAAAGCACCTTTCAGAAACTCGCGATTGTCAATCTCGAGAAGAGGTTCGCCGTCGGAATGGTTGAGGCGTTCGCACGGCAGGTCGTAGACAATGCCGAATTTATTGAGGGCGAGAAAATCGAAAACAGTGCTCGATGCCTCGCTTATGAGAGTGTCTGCAACAGCGTAAAAAGGAACTATGCTGTAGGATTCAAACGGCAGTAAAACCGCGTGGCTGTACTTTTTTACACGGTCCTCGTAAATCCTGTGCTGTTTGTGCGGGGCGTATTTTCCCATCCAGCTGTAGGGGTGAAGTTTGACAATCAGGTTGTAATCACGGGTCTGATCAAAAAGATCGTCTTTTAAATAATACAGGGACGTCGGTTTGTAAGTAGGCGCGTAGACAACGGTTTTTTTTGACGGGTCAAGTCCCAAATCTTTAAGAATCTTTTCCCTGTCGCTGAATTTACCCTGAAAATAATAATCTAATTTGGGAAGGCCGACGAGATGGATCTCGTTTTTACCAAGGCGCCCGGAATTTCGGAGTGAATCGACTCTGTGTTGCCCTTCGACGAATATCTGGTACTTTTGGTCTGACACTTTTGCCAATTCTCTGTAGAGAATATTCTTTATGCCGGTTCCGTGGTTTAAAAAACAGAGTATTGTTTTTCCGTAATCGGGTGCGTTTTTGAGCGTGTCGCCCGTAATGATTATGTCAAAACCTTTTGTCTCCCCGGTGAATCTGTAACCGCGTTCTTTCCATTCTTCAATGATCGGCTGTTGATATGGGACATCGAAAAGGAAGAACTTGCGCTTTTTTTCCATGTCGAGAGTAAAAAAAACGTCGTATTTATTGTTGTCTATGAGCAGATCGATGACGGGATCGAAAGCCGCCTTGTGGTAGGCATAACCTATTTTAAATAACAATTTTATTTTTGGCATTTTTCTGTTCAATTTCGTCGTGAATCATAGCAATTAGAATATATATGGATTAGTTTTATCAAAAATATAGAAAAAATGCTAAATGTTTTGATACTGGTTTCAAATCTCTTCAATCATAATAAAATCATCTGAGTGTTTTTTGACAACTGCAATATCCGGTTGTAATATCTGATCAAAGGAGACTTGAATGCTCAAAATATTTTTTATTTGTTTTATGATGACTTCCGGAACTTTTTTGACCGGACAGCCTTTTTCATACGAATTTTCATTCGATGAAATTCACTGGGAATTCAAAAAAGCCGACGTAATAGAAACCCAGACCAGCACATTAGTCGAAGAAGGCGAGAATTACCTGTTTTACGAAACTACCTTGTTGGGTGAGAAAGTGACTTCGTCTTATTTTTTCGATACCGACGGCAAACTGAAGTCTTTCGATTACATTTTTGTAGATCAGTTCGACGATCAGACATACAAAAATATGTACGACAACCTTAAAAATATGCTCACAGAAAAATACGGTCCGATTCATTCTGAAGATATTCAACCTGCAAATGGATTGTACAGTATAGACAACTGGGAAGAATTGATGGAAGCTGTTTCCACGGATCATGCATTTATAAATGCCGTATGGATATCCGAAGAACATCAAATGATTTGTTATCTGTCCATCGTTCACTACGAAAACTCCAAAAAGTTTTTTTGTCTGGAATTTATCCGATATGACCCATTTGACGGAATCTTTGAATAAAATACTTTGGCAAAATTTCAACTTGAAAATACCGATTTGAGAATTTTTCAAAAAACATGAGAGTGAATAGAATACTTTTTATCTTTTTGTTTATTAGCGCTCTTTTGACGCTTAGTTTCAGATGCAATTCAAAAACAAATGATTTGGACAATAGGATCGAATCCTTAATTAAGATTCGGCAAATAAACGAAAAAACCGTCCTTGTCACATTCGGCGGAGACGCAATCACCGCGATAAACACACGAAAAGGAATAGTTGTAATTGATGCCGGAATATCGACAAGCCTTACATCAAGATACAAAACAGTCATCGAAGATCAATTCGGAAACAGTAATTTTGCTCTTTTGATAAACACTCACGGTCACAACGACCACTGCGGTGGAAACGGAGTTTTTACCGGTGCAACCGTTATCGCGCACAGGAACGCCGAAGAGGAGATGTCTCAACGGTATAAAAACCGTGATAAAACAATTTCACGGTTGCAAAGCATCATAGAATCATTCGACTCCGTTATGTCTCCCCTTGTGAAAGAAACAGAAGACTGGAACAGAGAGTTTGCCGACAAAATGCGCTATCAGAGCGCTCTTGAGGATGTATTAAACAACGTAGAAATCAAAGCTCCAGACACGACTTTCTACGACACGATGTCAATAGACATGGGAGACGTCAGATTCGATTTGTTTTATTTCGGCAAATGTCATTCACAAAGCGATATATATATCCATGTTCCGAAGTTCAAGATACTCTTCACAGGCGACCTTTTTTTCAAAGGAGGCCGGCTGAGCTTACGGGACACATTAATGACCGATAAGGACA
It encodes the following:
- a CDS encoding NTP transferase domain-containing protein, with the protein product MKAVIIAAGNSSRLWPETNKTPKTLLPFGKGTILSTIMHNIACAGAREFVFVLGFKSEMIVDYIENNKSFGFKSTTVINDEFNRGNGISVLKAKEAVGEENFILSMSDHIVDPWAISRVVNSDCNKNLLLVDKKVDKNFDIDDATKVLTEKNRIIDIGKEIKNYNCLDCGVFRLAKSFFDAMAFQVNRGNESISAGIQKLIEQKNMDAVFMEEGESWIDIDTPEAYRFARENYPTKKR
- a CDS encoding CDP-glycerol glycerophosphotransferase family protein translates to MPKIKLLFKIGYAYHKAAFDPVIDLLIDNNKYDVFFTLDMEKKRKFFLFDVPYQQPIIEEWKERGYRFTGETKGFDIIITGDTLKNAPDYGKTILCFLNHGTGIKNILYRELAKVSDQKYQIFVEGQHRVDSLRNSGRLGKNEIHLVGLPKLDYYFQGKFSDREKILKDLGLDPSKKTVVYAPTYKPTSLYYLKDDLFDQTRDYNLIVKLHPYSWMGKYAPHKQHRIYEDRVKKYSHAVLLPFESYSIVPFYAVADTLISEASSTVFDFLALNKFGIVYDLPCERLNHSDGEPLLEIDNREFLKGAFVHVDRGKDICSAIERALDPTKEMKQLADEYRQKLFYKLDGKASERFVIKMEQLFQEGGHENIPK
- a CDS encoding MBL fold metallo-hydrolase, which encodes MDNRIESLIKIRQINEKTVLVTFGGDAITAINTRKGIVVIDAGISTSLTSRYKTVIEDQFGNSNFALLINTHGHNDHCGGNGVFTGATVIAHRNAEEEMSQRYKNRDKTISRLQSIIESFDSVMSPLVKETEDWNREFADKMRYQSALEDVLNNVEIKAPDTTFYDTMSIDMGDVRFDLFYFGKCHSQSDIYIHVPKFKILFTGDLFFKGGRLSLRDTLMTDKDRWNEAVKWTEERIDNIETIITGHGEILTKNDLTAFNENMRYIINDE